Proteins encoded within one genomic window of Rhodospirillaceae bacterium:
- a CDS encoding 1-deoxy-D-xylulose-5-phosphate synthase, protein MITNNKSKPLLDQIARPSDLRLLEEKKLQQLSNELRDELIEVVSQTGGHLGAGLGVVELTIALHYVFNTPEDLLVWDVGHQAYPHKILTGRRNKMATLRKWGGLYGFTKRSESPYDPFGAAHSSTSISATLGMAVARDLDNKDHNVVAVIGDGAMSAGMAYEAMNNAGHLGNRLIVILNDNDMSIAPPVGAMSAYLSRLISSKSYRSLRHVATQVAMKFPRPLAKGFQKAEEYARGMITGGTLFEELGFYYVGPIDGHNIDHLLPVLRNVRDAESGGPVLIHVVTRKGNGYPPAEKAADKFHGVGKFNVVTGDQPKKISNAPSYTSVFSNSLIKEAKIDPKIIAITAAMPSGTGIDKFNEVFPDRTFDVGIAEQHAVTFAAGLATQGYKPFVAIYSTFLQRAYDQVVHDVALQSLPVRFAIDRAGLVGADGPTHAGSYDITYLSALPNFCIMAASDEAELTDMVATAVTINDYPVAIRYPRGEGVGVEVPDKGRVLQIGKGICHREGSHVAILCLGGRLQECLMAADELTTRGWSSTVANARFAKPLDEDLIKQLASNHEVLITVEEGAIGGFASHVSHFLAINGFLEKGLKLRPMILPDRFISHGTPKEMYTDAAISASDIVKTALVALNQSAENIIIEEPAQKVSTNSGTHL, encoded by the coding sequence ATTATTACCAACAACAAATCCAAACCGCTCCTAGACCAAATTGCGAGACCATCTGATCTCCGGCTCCTGGAAGAGAAGAAGCTCCAACAATTGTCCAATGAACTTAGAGACGAGCTAATAGAGGTCGTGTCTCAGACGGGAGGACATCTTGGAGCTGGCCTGGGCGTAGTGGAATTGACGATTGCACTACACTACGTGTTTAACACTCCCGAAGACCTCTTAGTTTGGGATGTTGGCCACCAAGCCTATCCTCACAAAATTTTGACTGGACGGAGAAACAAGATGGCCACCTTACGAAAATGGGGGGGACTTTACGGCTTCACGAAACGTAGTGAGAGCCCCTACGACCCTTTTGGTGCAGCCCACTCTTCTACCTCCATATCAGCGACGCTAGGAATGGCAGTAGCCCGGGATCTAGATAATAAAGACCACAACGTTGTTGCAGTCATAGGCGATGGAGCCATGAGCGCAGGGATGGCATACGAAGCTATGAATAACGCTGGCCACTTAGGAAACCGTCTCATTGTCATACTGAATGATAATGACATGTCCATAGCTCCACCCGTAGGGGCTATGAGTGCATACTTATCCCGCCTAATTTCCTCTAAATCGTACAGAAGCTTACGACACGTTGCCACCCAAGTCGCAATGAAATTTCCGCGGCCCCTAGCAAAAGGGTTTCAAAAAGCCGAAGAATATGCACGCGGCATGATTACCGGGGGCACACTATTTGAGGAGCTAGGGTTTTATTATGTTGGACCAATAGATGGGCATAACATAGACCATTTACTTCCAGTGTTACGCAATGTCCGGGATGCCGAAAGTGGCGGGCCAGTTCTTATCCACGTCGTCACCCGCAAGGGGAACGGATACCCACCAGCTGAAAAAGCCGCTGATAAATTTCATGGCGTTGGCAAGTTTAATGTAGTTACTGGTGATCAACCGAAAAAAATAAGTAATGCGCCTAGCTATACTTCCGTATTCTCGAACTCCCTGATAAAGGAAGCCAAGATTGATCCAAAAATCATTGCCATTACGGCCGCAATGCCATCCGGGACTGGTATTGATAAATTCAACGAGGTATTTCCAGACCGGACCTTCGATGTGGGAATTGCCGAACAACATGCGGTAACGTTTGCGGCCGGGTTAGCCACACAGGGCTATAAGCCCTTTGTTGCGATTTATTCCACTTTTCTTCAACGTGCATATGACCAAGTAGTGCACGACGTAGCTCTACAATCCCTACCTGTACGATTTGCTATTGATCGGGCAGGCCTTGTAGGAGCAGACGGACCGACCCATGCGGGCTCATATGACATAACCTATTTATCCGCCCTTCCTAATTTCTGTATCATGGCGGCCTCAGACGAAGCCGAGCTAACCGATATGGTGGCTACAGCGGTGACAATAAATGATTACCCGGTGGCAATTCGATATCCTCGTGGCGAAGGAGTGGGAGTAGAAGTACCAGATAAAGGAAGAGTCCTTCAAATTGGGAAAGGTATATGCCACCGAGAAGGGTCACATGTAGCCATACTATGCCTCGGGGGAAGGCTTCAGGAATGTTTGATGGCCGCGGATGAATTGACGACCCGGGGATGGAGCTCGACGGTCGCGAACGCTCGTTTTGCGAAACCCCTAGACGAGGACTTAATTAAACAACTGGCATCCAACCATGAAGTGCTTATTACTGTAGAGGAAGGTGCAATAGGGGGCTTTGCAAGCCATGTATCCCATTTTCTGGCAATTAACGGCTTTCTTGAAAAAGGCCTTAAGCTCCGCCCCATGATATTGCCTGACCGATTTATTTCTCATGGCACACCGAAAGAGATGTATACGGATGCTGCTATCTCGGCCAGTGACATCGTAAAAACGGCTCTAGTTGCTCTCAATCAAAGTGCGGAAAATATAATTATTGAGGAACCTGCACAAAAGGTGAGCACAAACAGCGGCACTCACCTCTAG